The Deltaproteobacteria bacterium genomic sequence ACGGTGCGTATCTGCTTCGGCGACTCGGGCGGCCCCGGCTTCGTCGCCATCGACGGAGTCGAGTACTTGGCCGGTGTCCACTCGTACACGTCGAGTTCCCAGTGTGTCGCGCCGATGGGCGACACGCGCGTCGACCTGCACGCCGACTCGTTCATCCAGCCGTTCATCGACGAAAACGATCCCGCGTGCGGGCGCGACGGCCGGTGCGCCCGCATCGGTTGTACGGACGACCCGGACTGCGAGCCGTGCGGCCCGAACGGGGAGTGCGTCGAGGATTGCCCGCTACCCGACTGGGATTGCCCGACTCAGGAGATGGGCGAAGTGTGCCAGGCGGACACGCAGTGCACGACCGGCGTGTGCGTCCACTGGATCGCGCAGCCCACGACCAAGTTCTGCACGGTCGAGTGCGCCGGCGACGCCGACTGCCCGGACGGGATGACCTGTCAGAACCGGGACGGCCGCACCGTCTGCTACTTCGACGGCGACCACGAGCCGCCCGGGCTGGTCGGGGCGGCGTGCGAGGACGCATCGGACTGCGGCGCGCAGATCTGCGAAGACGGCGTGTGCACGATGACGTGCGATACGTCGATCGGGCGGCTGTGTCCGCAGGGGTTCCGCTGCGAGAACCGCACGGGCGAGTGGCGCTGCTACGCGCCGCCGCGGTCGGGCGGCGGCTGCGCCACCGGCGGCGGTGGTGCAGCGGACGGGTGGGCGGTCGCCGTCGCCGTCGCGCTCGCCGTCGTCGCCGGCCGGCGGCGCCGCCTCACGGGCCGAAGTCGGCGGCGGTCCGCGGCATGATGCGCCGGCGGTTCCACCGGTACATCATCACGCCCGTGACCGGTGTGGCACCGACGTGGGCTGCCCAGTCGGCGTCCTGGTAGAAGCGGTCGTACACGACGACGCTCGCGCCCGGACCGTTGACCTGCCACAGGTTCGGATCCGTGCAACCGGACCCGTCGGCGCTGCAGTCCCACGGCGCGTCGACCGACTCGATGTCGGTGATCGTCACGAGTACGCCCTCGTAGGCCTCGGAGGCCGCGTCGGCGATGGCGACCGGCGCCGGCGCGATCGACATCTGCGCGCCCGACGCGATGACCGTCGCACTGCCGATCTCCGTGTCGCCGAAGTACTCCTCCACCGTGCCCTCTACGGTCACCACGTCGCCGACTTCGACGCCGGGGGCGCCGCCGGTGAACACGAGGACGCCCGAATAGGCCGGGCCGCCGGCCGGATTCGGATCCTGCACGCTGATCGAGTTGGCGCCGACGCCGGTGACGACGACGTCGACGACGCGGACCGGCCGTCCCGGGTCGACCGCTCCCGTCTGAATGTCGGCGATCGTCGCGGCCGGCGGCGGGCACGGGCCGGACGGGTTGGCCGCGTCGGGACACGGGTCGCACGCGTCGCCGCGCTCGTCCCCGTCGGCGTCGGCCTGGTCCGCGTTGGCGTCGAACGGGCAGTTGTCGGCGTCGTTGTCGACGCCGTCGCCGTCGAGGTCGGCCGGCAGCGGCGTGTCGTCGCACGGGTCGCCGATGCCGTCGCCGTCGGCGTCCGGCTGCACGCCGCCGTCGATTGGTCGGATCGGATTGAACACGCGCGGGCAGTTGTCGTCGGCGTCGCCGATGCCGTCGCCGTCGGCGTCCTGTCCGGTCACGCCGTCGAATTCGCCCGGGCGCGTGGGCGCGCAGCTCGGTTCGCCCGCCGGCGTGCCGCAGAAAAACGCGGGATAGACGGCATCGGCCTGCGACGCGAGCGCGCTGTAACTGGTGCCGAACTCCCGCTGGGCGCACACCGCGCGCGGCCGGCCGCACACGTCCACCGGGTCGCACGATTCGCCCAGGGCGGCCAGCACGTCGGGTTCGCCGTACAGCGCCTCGCCGGACCGCAGCACGAGCGCGACGTCGGCCGCGGTGGCTTCGATCACCGCGCGGTGCTGCCGCTGGCCGCCGTCGAACACGGCGATGTCGGCGAGCTTGCCGACTTCGAGCGACCCGAGCCACGCATCGGTCGCGGTGGCGCGTGCAGCGTTGATCGTCGCCATCTGCCACAGCTCGCGGTCGGTGAAATAGCCGTCGAGATGTTCGCGGTTGAACGCATCGGCGCAGGCCAGCTCGCGGCCCATGTGGATCGAACCGGACAGCGACCAGTCGGTGCCGAGCGCGATCGTGCCGCCGAACCGATCGAACACCGTCACCTGCGCGGTGATCCCGTACAGATCGATGTTCGAGCGCACCGACCAGATGATCTCGGCGCCGTCGCGCGCCATTCGGTAGTAGTCGGCGGCCGTGAGCCCGATCGCGTGGATGTGTGACACGTTGTCCTCGACGAAGTCGCGCGCGCCGCCGGTCGACCGGCTCTCGCAGCGGAACTCCTCGGCGGCGTAGTCGTCGATCCCCTCGGCGACGTGCGGCAAGTACGCCGGGTAGGTCGCGACCGACGCCTCCGTCTCGTGATAGTTCCACTGGCAGTTGGCGTGGAACTGCTCGTCGGCGTCGCCGAGCGGGAACGTGTCGAACTTCACCGCGGTCATCGGCAGGCCGTGCGCCCCGGCGCGGTCGAGATTGCGCACCATCCCGTCGGCCTGGCCGGAGCCGGCCATGGCGGTCGTGCCCGCAAATACCTGGCGCAGCTCGACCCAGCGGTTGCCGGTGGACGTGGCGCCCGTGCCGTGCGGGTTCTGCGGCGCCGGCAGCGAACCGCGCCAGTCGTGGCGGTGGTCGTAGCGCGTCGTCCCGTGGTCGACGGGCGGGTTCTCGCTGAACGTCATGTGATCGTGCGGGTTGATCAGCGCCGGCGAGATCGCGGCGCCGGCGCAGTCGATCACGGTCGCGCCGTCCCACGCCGGGTTCGTCGCGCAGTCGCACCCGACGCAGGCGATGGCGCCGTCGGCGTCGATCAGCACCGCGCCGCGCTCGTAGACGGTGTCCGGGGCCAGTACGGTGCCGCGCACGACGACCGCGCCCGTCGTCCCGGCGGTCGCGTCGCAGATGCCGTCGGTCGCCGCCGGGATGTCGTCTTCGCAGGTGACGGTCGGCTCGGGCGTCGCGTCCGGTGCGGGGGCCGCATCCGCGGCGGCGCCAGCGTCCGGGCCGGCGGTCGCGTCGGGCTCGTCGTGTCCGTCGCTGCCTCCGCACGCGACAGCCAGCGCCAGCGTCCACAGGCCGACAACTCCAACCGAGGTTCGCGATTGCATCGGATAGCTTGTAATGCCGCACACGGGTTGATGTCGACGACTTTCGTCGCCGTGCGCCTCGAAAAACTGATGTTGACGACCCGATTTCAGTGGGTTGCGCTGGTACCGGGTTTGCTTTCGTCTCGCGCGTGTCCGAGCGAGACGCCAGGCGCGCGGTGGGGATGGCGCCCGGGAGCGCGCCGCCGGCCGCGCGCCAAATCGGCCGCCGCGTGCTGCAGGTCGCGGCGGTGCTGGCCGCCGCCTGCGACCCGGCCGCCGGCCCTCCCGACGCCGGCGGTCCCGACGCCGGCGCGGTCGCCCAGGGGTCGCCGGCCACCTCCGACGTCGCGATCAACGAGGTGTCGCCGGCCGGCGACTGGGTGGAACTGGTCAACCGAACCGGCGCGCCGATCGCGCTCGACGGCATGTTCGTCACCGACAAGGCGGATCGGCTCGACCACTACCAGCCGCTCGCCGGCACGCTCGCACCGGGCGGCGTCGCGGCGATCGACGCCGTCGCGTTCGGCCTGGGCGACGCCGACGAGGTGCACCTGATCGCGCCCGACGGCCTCGTCGTCGACGGGCTCGCCTACCTGTGGCTCGACGGTTCGCCCGGCGAGTCGCTCGCACGCCGGCCGCACGCGGACGGCCCGTTCTACCGGGCGGTCGCCAGTCGGGGGGAGGTCAATCCGTGACGCGACTGGCGGCGGTGTGTGCAGTGGCGGCCGCCGCGGCCGCGTGCGACGGAGCGCGCGACCGGCAGTGCGTGATTCCTCCCGGCGTCGACGTCGCGTGGACTTCCGAGATCGGCTGTCCTGCCGACTACGACCAGTTGTGGGACGGCCGCGACGATGCCCTGTTCGCCAACACGCGCACGGTCAACTGGCTCATCGACCGCGAGGACGGCGATCGCCTGTATTTTATCGACTCGACCCGCTATCGGCTGCACTACGATTTCGCCGCGCGCTACCTCGACGGCGACGGGCATACGCCGGTCGGCACACTCGGCGAGTTTCAGCTCAACTACCGGCGGCCCAATCGCCGGTTCGTGCTCGGCAAGCTCGTTCACTACCTCGACGCCGGCTACGTGACGCTCGAGTTCAGCGCCGGCGACACGGCCGGCGCCGACATGATCGCCGGCGCCTTCCGTCGCGTGGCGTCGGCGATCTACGACGGCGATGTGCTGGCGTTCCGCCCGGTGTCCGCTCGGCACGTGGAGCTGGCGCCGGAGTTGGCTCGCCGTATTCCGGTGGTCACGAGCGACGAGGTGTTCGCTGGACAGGTGTATCAGCCACTAAACCGCAAGACCGGCTACGGCACACTGCGGTTCGTTCGCCTCGCTCAGCTGGCCTCGCGGCCGCCGCTGCCGACGGATATCGTGGTGATCGATCGGGTGCCGAACGACATTTCGATGGTGTCCGGGATCATCACGGCCGAGTTCCAGACGCCGCTGGCGCACGTCAACATCTTGTCCAAGAACCGCGGTACCCCGAACATGGCGCTTCGCGATGCGTTCGACGATCCGCGGCTGCGGGCGCTCGAGGGACGGCTGGTTCGCCTCGACGTGGGCGCGCAGGAGTTTGCCATCGAGCCGGCCGACCGGGAGGCCGCGCAGCAGTTCTGGGATGCGCTTCGCCCGGCTGAACCGCTGGTGCCGCGCTACGACCTGTCGGCGGCCGGCCCGCAGCCGCTGGAAGATCGGACGGCGGACGACGCGATCGCGATCGGCGCGAAGGCGGCCAACCTCGCCGAGTTGATGCGCGTGGCCGGCGGCGTACC encodes the following:
- a CDS encoding lamin tail domain-containing protein, giving the protein MSERDARRAVGMAPGSAPPAARQIGRRVLQVAAVLAAACDPAAGPPDAGGPDAGAVAQGSPATSDVAINEVSPAGDWVELVNRTGAPIALDGMFVTDKADRLDHYQPLAGTLAPGGVAAIDAVAFGLGDADEVHLIAPDGLVVDGLAYLWLDGSPGESLARRPHADGPFYRAVASRGEVNP